A part of Ptychodera flava strain L36383 chromosome 11, AS_Pfla_20210202, whole genome shotgun sequence genomic DNA contains:
- the LOC139143071 gene encoding uncharacterized protein, translated as MDLASTTSLKNGLVYGDTLITNGIVATCKLPADTMMCKAYQSLCLEIVKGAYAPYAEIVTDNNIVCKQFGDNIGNKSCLDLDIDITPTEMTVTPFEQPYPFDTIVPADVSIRVTNVGPGNLPEVEDPAKNFNVTIWLSNKDHTYTDGIKVFLPATPANITHLKQGLNKDEIIEITLEERISTYPETPVSSYFTCV; from the exons ATGGATTTGGCATCGACAACTAGCCTCAAGAATGGCCTTGTCTACGGTGACACCTTGATCACAAATGGTATAGTTGCGACATGTAAGCTGCCTGCTGACACCATGATGTGTAAGGCGTATCAAAGCCTGTGCCTTGAAATCGTCAAAGGAGCATACGCCCCCTACGCAGAGATCGTAACGGACAATAATATCGTCTGCAAGCAATTTGGTGACAACATAGGGAATAAGAGCTGTCTTGATTTGGATATAG ATATTACACCAACCGAGATGACAGTCACACCCTTTGAGCAGCCGTATCCATTTGACACAATAGTTCCCGCTGATGTATCCATTAGAGTCACTAATGTTGGGCCTGGCAACCTCCCTGAAGTGGAAGACCCGGCCAAGAACTTCAACGTGACTATCTGGCTGTCCAACAAGGACCACACCTACACAGACGGCATCAAGGTTTTCCTACCTGCCACACCAGCGAATATCACTCATTTGAAACAAGGCCTCAACAAAGACGAAATCATTGAAATAACCCTGGAGGAGCGAATATCAACATACCCAGAGACTCCTGTCAGCAGCTACTTTACCTGTGTGTAA